The following DNA comes from Flavobacteriales bacterium.
AGCAGCGTATATCGCAATCGACAGAGTACCTGGGCACGCATCAAGAAGCTCTGGACCGAACAGATACCGCGAGCCTATTTCGAATCCAGGCGCAGTGTACTCTTATCCTTCCTCATCTTCTTTGCCGGGGTCTTCATCGGGGTGTTCTCTGCACATCAGGACCCTGGATTCATCGGCCTCATGCTGGGCGAGGACTATATCGCCATGACCATGCAGAACATCGAAGAAGGAAAACCCTTCGGTGTCTATGCCAGCGACTCTCACATGAATCTCTTCGCCTATATCACCCTCAATAACATCCGGGTCTCTTTTGTGGTCTTCGTACTTGGTCTGTTCTTTATGATCGGCACCGTTGGGGCTTTGCTGCAGAACGGGGCCATGCTGGGGGCATTTCACTACATGTTCTATGAGCAAGGACTGCTGGGAGACTCCTTGATCACAGTATGGATGCATGGGATGCCGGAGATCTCTGCTATCATCCTTGCGGGTGCAGCAGGATTGGAATTGGGCAAGGGCCTGGTATTTACGAATTCCTATTCCAGGAAGGAGTCCTTTCTGCTCGGTGCTAAGAAGGGAGTGCTGATGATCATCGGCCTGATACCGGTCTTCTTCTTTGCGGGTTTCATCGAAGGCTTTGCTACGCGCTACACCCAGATGCCGGATGCAATACGCATCCTTTTCATCGTACTATGTGGGCTCTTCATGATCTCGTATTTCGTGATCATGCCTTGGCGCAGGTTCAAAGGAGTCTATCGGAGTAGTGTGGCTGAAGAACAGATTCCGGACAGTGCCGAACATGACTACCGCTTACATGGGATCAAGAAACACGGGCAGATATTCTCCGACACCTTCGCGCTCTTCTCATCCACGTTCAGCCAGTACATCCTTCCGGCCATGTACATAGCTACTGCATATGTAGCTGCCTTATGGATGGCCACTCGCGAAGATTTCATTGAGCGATTCAGCCTACCCTATGTTCCTGATCTCGGAAGTTTTTTCACAGGCATGGCCAGGGCCTTTGTCAAGGTGGATCAGCTCTATGACCTGGCCTCCAGCCCTGTATTGTGGCTGCTCAACGGTACTATCGCTGCATTGATCATATGGATGGGTCTGCGGCAATTGGGGACTGCATTTGCCCAAGAGCGGGAGTATGTCAGACCCGTGCGGAGCATCCCGCTTCTTCTCTGGGTCTGGGGAGTGACCATGTTGGCCCATGTCCTCTTCTTCCTGCCCGCGCCCTACAGTGTGATTCTCATGCTTCTGGGCGCTCCTGTACTCCTTTATGCCGCACTTTCGGGATTCCTCCCACGCCCTGGAGGCTTGGGCTATTCCCATGTCCTGCAAATTGCGATGCGACACGGATATGGCCGCCTCCTTGGATTGGTCACCGTCCTCTTCTTGTGCTGTTGTCTCTTTCTCTTGTTCTTCAACTCCGGCTTGACCGACTACTTGCTTTCAGTGATATGGGGCGGTTTCAGAATGAGTGAGGAGACCTTTCAATCAGTGATGCTCATGAGCAACATATTCTTCACTGTCTGGTCCTTGCTTATGGTGATCCCGCTCTTCATCTATGCATCCTTTTTCTCCTTCTGGTCGGCTTATGAGATCGAGACCGCTTCACATCTACATGCATCGGTCGATCGCATCGGCATCCGCAACAAGGCATATGGTATTCTCCGTGAAGAGATGGATTGAATATATCCCGCTACTGGCGCTTACCGTGTTCTGCTTGAGTATGCAAGGGCAGGACAACTACCTCCATGAACCGATACAAGAGTCGGAACCGGATGAAGCTCAATGGACAGAAGCGCTGGAGGACCGAGACTACGTAGAGGAATCCGATCCTGTGACTCCAGTAAAGGACACTCCCAGCTCGACTCCTTTCGACTGGGGGCAGTTCTCGTGGTTGGTCTACGTGATGATCGGGCTCCTGGTCATCGGCCTGGTATTTCTTCTGGTCAAGGTATTGAGTGCCAAGCAGAATCGGTCCGTAGGCAGGACGACCATGCTCATTGAGGATCTCGATGACCTAGATACCGATCTTGAGGGACTACCGCTTGATCGCCTATTGCGTGAAGCACTGAATGAGAAGCGCTATCGAATGGCCATCCGCATCATGTATCTCATCGCATTGCAAGAGATGGAATCTTCGGGCTGGATACGCTTCCGTAAGGACAAGACCAATCTGAACTATCTGCGTGAGATGGGACAACGCCCTGAGCGATATTCCTTTTCCCGATTGACGATGATCTTCGAATCGGTATGGTATGGGAATGTGGATTTCAGCGCGCAGCATTTCGAGACCATCCGTCCCGCTTTCGATCACTATATAGACCACCTACGCCAAGATGGAGAAAGAGCGGAAAAAGGATAGGAAGGTCCTGTGGATCATTGTGGCGGCATTGGTGATGCTAGTAGCCCTCTTCTGGATATTCTGGACACCTGGCTACAACTGGCACCTGCATTCCTATCATGAGTTGGACGACCAACCGTATGGGGCCGATCTCACCTATGCCTACCTGAGCTCTCTGAGGGATTCTGAGGAATTCGTCCAATTGGACTCCACCATCGGGGCCAACCTGCAACCCTATATCGACTCGGCCGTGGTCGACCACAACTACATGCTCTTCGGGTATATGCCACTTCTGGACAGCCTTTCTAGAGAGCATCTCTTCCGCTTTGTGGAGCAGGGTAATGCCATGCATCTATATACCGGGGCCGTACCGGCCCATCTCTTGGAAGAATGGCACCAAGGCGAGTGTATCCTGTATGAGGAGGAGCCCTACTTCGATTGGAATGGGATCTTGCAAGTGGAAGAGGACCAAGGGGCCTTTGTAGATAGCCTGGTCCACATCAATTTACTCCATCCCGACCTTCGCTTTGAAGAGGATATCGCCTTCGGTCATTACGTCAAAGACCGACTCGTGCGTTATCGATGGCCTTACTTGGATTCGACCTATTTCTGTGCAGAGAACACGAGTCTTACGGCTTTGGGTACCATCGGAGACCATGTGAACTTCTTCCGGGTCCCTCACGGGGAAGGCTATTTCTATGTACACACCACCCCCAAGTTGCTGACCAACTACTATCTGATACAGGACACAGGAAGGCGTTATGCCGATGGGGTCTTTGCGCATCTGGCTCCGGGACCTATCCTATGGGACCAGAAACGTTGGAAGATGCAGATGGATGCAGCTTCATATGCTGATCGCTATGCACAACAGGAAGGACCCTT
Coding sequences within:
- a CDS encoding stage II sporulation protein M, whose translation is MRETEFIDQNKEKWRSLEQMEADRTKDPEKLSRLFIEATNDLSYSKSYYSNRSIRVYLNNLALKVHSSVYRNRQSTWARIKKLWTEQIPRAYFESRRSVLLSFLIFFAGVFIGVFSAHQDPGFIGLMLGEDYIAMTMQNIEEGKPFGVYASDSHMNLFAYITLNNIRVSFVVFVLGLFFMIGTVGALLQNGAMLGAFHYMFYEQGLLGDSLITVWMHGMPEISAIILAGAAGLELGKGLVFTNSYSRKESFLLGAKKGVLMIIGLIPVFFFAGFIEGFATRYTQMPDAIRILFIVLCGLFMISYFVIMPWRRFKGVYRSSVAEEQIPDSAEHDYRLHGIKKHGQIFSDTFALFSSTFSQYILPAMYIATAYVAALWMATREDFIERFSLPYVPDLGSFFTGMARAFVKVDQLYDLASSPVLWLLNGTIAALIIWMGLRQLGTAFAQEREYVRPVRSIPLLLWVWGVTMLAHVLFFLPAPYSVILMLLGAPVLLYAALSGFLPRPGGLGYSHVLQIAMRHGYGRLLGLVTVLFLCCCLFLLFFNSGLTDYLLSVIWGGFRMSEETFQSVMLMSNIFFTVWSLLMVIPLFIYASFFSFWSAYEIETASHLHASVDRIGIRNKAYGILREEMD